The following are encoded in a window of Narcine bancroftii isolate sNarBan1 chromosome 2, sNarBan1.hap1, whole genome shotgun sequence genomic DNA:
- the cfl2 gene encoding cofilin-2 isoform X2 has translation MKVRKSSTPEEVKKRKKAVLFCLSDDQKQIVVEEAKEILVGEIGETVQDPYASFVKLLPLFDCRYALYDATYETKESKKEDLVFIFWAPEKAPLKSKMIYASSKDAIKKKFTGIKHEWQVNGIDEIQDRITLAEKLGGNVVVSLEGITLHYDN, from the exons atgaAAGTAAGAAAATCTTCAACGCCAGAAGAagtcaaaaaaagaaagaaagcagtTCTGTTCTGCCTCAGTGATGATCAAAAACAGATTGTGGTCGAGGAAGCCAAAGAAATTTTGGTGGGCGAAATTGGAGAAACTGTGCAGGACCCCTACGCATCCTTTGTTAAGTTACTACCTTTGTTTGACTGTCGTTATGCTTTGTATGATGCTACGTATGAGACAAAAGAATCCAAGAAAGAAGATTTGGTATTTATATTCTG GGCTCCAGAGAAGGCACCCCTTAAAAGCAAGATGATATATGCTAGCTCAAAGGATGCTATTAAAAAGAAATTTACAG gtATTAAACATGAATGGCAAGTTAACGGAATAGATGAAATTCAGGACCGTATTACACTTGCAGAGAAACTGGGCGGCAATGTGGTGGTTTCACTTGAAGGAATAACCTTGCACTATGACAATTGA
- the cfl2 gene encoding cofilin-2 isoform X1 codes for MASGVTVNDEVIRVFNDMKVRKSSTPEEVKKRKKAVLFCLSDDQKQIVVEEAKEILVGEIGETVQDPYASFVKLLPLFDCRYALYDATYETKESKKEDLVFIFWAPEKAPLKSKMIYASSKDAIKKKFTGIKHEWQVNGIDEIQDRITLAEKLGGNVVVSLEGITLHYDN; via the exons GCCTCCGGAGTAACAGTGAACGATGAAGTTATTagagtcttcaatgacatgaAAGTAAGAAAATCTTCAACGCCAGAAGAagtcaaaaaaagaaagaaagcagtTCTGTTCTGCCTCAGTGATGATCAAAAACAGATTGTGGTCGAGGAAGCCAAAGAAATTTTGGTGGGCGAAATTGGAGAAACTGTGCAGGACCCCTACGCATCCTTTGTTAAGTTACTACCTTTGTTTGACTGTCGTTATGCTTTGTATGATGCTACGTATGAGACAAAAGAATCCAAGAAAGAAGATTTGGTATTTATATTCTG GGCTCCAGAGAAGGCACCCCTTAAAAGCAAGATGATATATGCTAGCTCAAAGGATGCTATTAAAAAGAAATTTACAG gtATTAAACATGAATGGCAAGTTAACGGAATAGATGAAATTCAGGACCGTATTACACTTGCAGAGAAACTGGGCGGCAATGTGGTGGTTTCACTTGAAGGAATAACCTTGCACTATGACAATTGA